The Sciurus carolinensis chromosome 18, mSciCar1.2, whole genome shotgun sequence genome contains a region encoding:
- the LOC124969952 gene encoding uncharacterized protein LOC124969952 translates to MSSSAEQEGGVLVLTPAASRTQEPVGLFPSASSPRRGGPHRDQQTDNGGTGTLGTQGAGRKDGPAGPHPRKELHPPRHHGRGGGQEQGTDPAGKRPSPAHRGQDQQVCRHPCTQHSAASRQQRRACDKSHTPGAAVDAVTQSQVRVSVRSLYNSQDPPGRAQHTVLADEGPATRAAGEAPALQRDRTAGGREEAGLQVPPASPPGSLCATLAPAAPPAAPWTLHTHEM, encoded by the exons ATGAG TAGTTCAGCAGAACAAGAGGGGGGCGTCTTAGTCCTCACGCCCGCGGCCTCACGCACCCAAGAGCCCGTGGGCCTGTTCCCTTCCGCAAGCAGCCCCCGCAGAGGTGGGCCACACAGGGACCAGCAGACGGACAATGGAGGCACAGGGACCCTGGGGACCCAAGGTGCCGGCCGGAAAGATGGACCAGCTGGACCTCACCCAAGGAAAGAGCTGCACCCGCCAAGACACCACGGGAGAGGCGGCGGCCAAGAGCAGGGGACAGACCCAGCGGGAAAGCGCCCAAGCCCGGCACACAGAGGGCAG GACCAGCAGGTTTGCAGACACCCCTGCACCCAGCACAGCGCGGCCTCCCGACAGCAGAGACGAGCGTGTGACAAAAGCCACACCCCAGGGGCCGCAGTGGACGCGGTCACTCAGAGCCAAGTGAGGGTCTCCGTCCGGAGCTTATACAACAGCCAG GACCCGCCTGGACGTGCCCAGCACACTGTCCTTGCCGACGAGGGCCCAGCCACACGCGCAGCCGGGGAGGCGCCAGCTCTGCAGAGGGACAGGACAGCAGGcggcagggaggaggctgggctccAGGTGCCGCCAGCCTCCCCGCCCGGCTCTCTCTGTGCCACCCTGGCACCAGCAGCCCCACCAGCCGCTCCCTGGACGCTCCACACACACGAGATGTGA